GGTGGATATTCTTGGCAGGGTGTATGACGACGAGATCAGTAGTCGTTTGTATCTGAGATGGGATGCCGAAAAGAGAAAAGCTCTCGTTGGAGATAAACTTCCTCCGGGGAAAACGAAAGCAACCCAACCCGCGAACCCGAATAAGTAAGCGTCTTGGTCTAAGGAACTTCTCGAGTAGTTCTTTTCCAAATTTCGAAGTTCGTTCTGAATGCCGTTCGTTAAAGGAACGGCATTCCTATTTATTACCGTTTCATTCGTTTCGTAATAAAAGAGAGTCGGTTACGCTTACAGAAAGTACTTTCCAGACGGCGTCCTCTCCGAGAGCATAGCCATGCATGAGTCCATTCAAGTTTTTGGAAAGTCGACTGGGTAGATTCTCGAAGGAATACCAGAAACTCGTTTTACGAACCTATCTGATTACGGTCCGATTGGTATTAACCACCGCTTTACCTTCCATGATTAAAGGAATTTATTATTCTCTGATCGGGAATCGTTCCAAGCAATATATTTCTTTTTTGAAAGGTTCGGCTCTGTGGGGTGAGTCCGTCCGTAAGATGACGAAAACGAAACTGATTCTTACGAACGAGATTGCGATTCCGCAAACCGGACATATGATTTTTTTAAATCATGTGAATGAGATCGATTTCCCGTACGATTGCCTGGTGGTGAATAAACCTTATCTTGCGAATCAGGTGATTAAGAAAACTCTAGTAGCGTATTGGTGGATGAAGGCCATGGGTTCTCAGGTATTCGAGACGTCCAAGGCGACTACGATTGCAGTCTCCGTTCGAAAACTACTGAAAGGTTTAGATACGACT
The Leptospira inadai serovar Lyme str. 10 genome window above contains:
- a CDS encoding lysophospholipid acyltransferase family protein, which translates into the protein MSPFKFLESRLGRFSKEYQKLVLRTYLITVRLVLTTALPSMIKGIYYSLIGNRSKQYISFLKGSALWGESVRKMTKTKLILTNEIAIPQTGHMIFLNHVNEIDFPYDCLVVNKPYLANQVIKKTLVAYWWMKAMGSQVFETSKATTIAVSVRKLLKGLDTTSYIVYPEGHNTYSETIQPLVKGMVKIAFENRIPVVLVLKSGIARYQTDPMNVTVGYKYVGRFEPNGFATWEAFRESLQEVMIQEKALLDQQIGTQREPEPVKPK